The Lentzea guizhouensis genome contains a region encoding:
- a CDS encoding zf-HC2 domain-containing protein, translating to MVTRQPGHGPAQFGHVTDVEDTEDAEDRTGEGPCGDVAAYVLGVLDPAQREVFARHLAGCEGCQGDAADFGVFTPVLRQSVSSLGPPRPCGVTRSIMLVVAGIVVAVAAVLSVVESLAAHPSDPVELDSLLRAEGVSVSTPFVLFRHV from the coding sequence ATGGTGACACGTCAACCAGGACACGGGCCCGCGCAGTTCGGGCACGTGACGGACGTGGAGGACACCGAAGACGCGGAAGACCGCACGGGCGAAGGTCCGTGCGGTGACGTCGCGGCGTACGTGCTGGGAGTGCTCGACCCGGCGCAGCGGGAGGTCTTCGCCCGGCACCTAGCCGGGTGCGAGGGCTGCCAGGGCGACGCGGCCGACTTCGGTGTGTTCACGCCCGTGCTGAGGCAGTCCGTCAGCTCGCTCGGTCCACCGAGGCCCTGCGGCGTCACGCGCAGCATCATGCTGGTGGTGGCCGGCATCGTGGTGGCCGTGGCCGCGGTTCTCTCGGTGGTCGAGTCGCTCGCGGCGCACCCCAGCGACCCGGTCGAGCTCGACAGCCTGCTCAGGGCGGAGGGCGTCTCCGTCAGCACGCCGTTCGTCCTTTTCCGGCACGTGTGA
- a CDS encoding sigma-70 family RNA polymerase sigma factor, with translation MADQGKVAHARQDEELLTLLYGQFQRTLFSQVLCLTNYDRQWTEDVVQETLIRAWQNSAHLVREPGMLRGWLCTVARRIVIDGWRSRQARPQEVELLRPDIAESPDDTEQTLSVMVITDVVRQLSDEHRSAIYETYVMGRTVKEAAIVLGVPEGTVKSRLYKAMHTIRRALQDRS, from the coding sequence ATGGCTGATCAGGGCAAGGTCGCACACGCCCGTCAGGACGAAGAATTGCTCACGCTGCTGTACGGGCAGTTCCAGCGAACGTTGTTCTCGCAGGTCCTGTGCCTGACCAACTACGACCGCCAGTGGACGGAAGACGTAGTTCAGGAGACATTGATCAGGGCGTGGCAGAACTCGGCTCATCTTGTTCGTGAACCCGGCATGTTGCGCGGCTGGCTTTGTACTGTGGCTCGTCGCATTGTGATCGACGGATGGCGCAGCCGGCAGGCGCGCCCGCAGGAAGTCGAATTGTTGCGTCCGGACATCGCCGAATCCCCGGACGACACCGAACAGACACTTTCCGTCATGGTCATCACCGACGTAGTACGCCAATTGAGTGATGAACACCGCTCGGCTATTTACGAAACCTATGTCATGGGGCGGACGGTGAAGGAGGCCGCGATCGTTCTGGGGGTGCCGGAGGGAACCGTCAAGTCCCGGCTGTACAAGGCGATGCACACGATCCGCCGGGCGTTGCAGGACAGGAGCTAG
- a CDS encoding DUF4142 domain-containing protein, with translation MRHQLGTLGKKICLFSLLSAAFSWSFLGVVPAHGQSTDVQPYDRQFMVALRQIDSWLIPMSKDAPTRTTNAGLSNAGRDIFEGHSRLDVDLLKAASDLGVVLPNDANSEHASLIDDMAGRTGDNHDRAYATIVRQAQGGLLVMAVQTRATTQNTAIRTLAHQTVQTLVRTMTTLENTGLVDPSALELVTAKAQVNSVRVIGQNAEPSDREMLVLLTQHSLWQKPTSREASDRGRDARVRKVAGQLAAEHTQLARAVSDAAAQIGVDLPAEPTTEQKSWANAVSSSSGEELDRMYANLARAADGTLIVQVAQARATTKSVPARVAAQTGLTLLLKHMLLLESTGLVKATSLQMTETPPIAQTKQNTPATPDDSSTGVGFLTGIAVLVVAAAGTLWLVRAVGHHGNHRR, from the coding sequence ATGCGTCACCAGTTGGGGACGCTGGGCAAGAAGATCTGTCTTTTTAGCCTGCTGTCCGCAGCGTTTTCCTGGAGTTTTCTCGGTGTTGTTCCGGCGCACGGTCAATCAACTGACGTACAACCCTACGACCGCCAATTCATGGTCGCTCTCCGCCAAATCGACTCGTGGCTCATCCCGATGAGCAAAGACGCCCCGACCCGAACCACGAATGCGGGCCTGAGCAACGCCGGCAGGGACATCTTCGAAGGACACTCACGACTCGACGTCGATTTGCTGAAAGCCGCTTCCGATCTTGGCGTGGTACTGCCGAACGACGCGAACAGTGAACACGCTTCACTCATCGACGACATGGCCGGACGCACCGGAGACAACCACGACCGCGCCTACGCGACGATCGTGCGACAGGCCCAGGGCGGCCTCCTGGTAATGGCCGTGCAAACACGTGCCACGACCCAGAACACCGCAATTCGCACACTCGCCCACCAAACGGTGCAAACACTGGTTCGCACAATGACGACCCTGGAGAACACAGGCCTGGTCGATCCGTCCGCACTCGAATTGGTGACGGCCAAGGCACAGGTGAACTCAGTGCGCGTCATCGGTCAAAACGCGGAACCGTCGGACCGGGAAATGCTGGTGCTGCTCACCCAGCATTCGCTGTGGCAGAAACCGACCAGCCGGGAGGCCTCCGACCGCGGCCGCGACGCGCGGGTCCGCAAGGTCGCGGGCCAGCTCGCCGCCGAGCACACCCAGCTGGCCCGCGCGGTGTCCGACGCCGCCGCACAGATCGGTGTCGACCTGCCGGCCGAGCCGACGACCGAGCAGAAGTCGTGGGCGAACGCCGTGTCGTCCAGCTCGGGCGAGGAGCTCGACCGCATGTACGCGAACCTGGCACGTGCCGCCGACGGCACGCTCATCGTCCAGGTCGCCCAGGCCCGCGCGACGACCAAGAGCGTTCCCGCCCGCGTCGCCGCACAGACCGGCCTGACCCTCCTGCTCAAACACATGCTGCTGCTGGAGAGCACCGGCCTGGTCAAGGCGACCTCGCTGCAGATGACCGAGACACCACCCATCGCCCAGACCAAGCAGAACACCCCCGCCACACCGGACGACTCCTCCACCGGCGTCGGCTTCCTCACCGGCATCGCCGTCCTCGTCGTCGCCGCCGCCGGCACCCTCTGGCTCGTCCGCGCCGTGGGCCACCACGGCAACCACCGCCGCTGA
- a CDS encoding AAA family ATPase, producing MACEALVALPEWRARSETDRVRLFATVLLHDVAKPFRTQVEDERITAHGHSRAGDLLARRLLWEMGRPIEWREHVAALVRHHQVPFWALERPDLDRIAFRVSLVARNDDLATLARADILGRICGDAESVLENIALFEEYCREHSCLDRPREFPSDHARFQYFRTPGRDPGYAAYDDTRVEVTVLSGLPGVGKDHWIATHRPGWPVVSLDAVRARLGIAPDGDQRTVAAAAFEEARVLLRAGERFVWNATNISRHLRDRCIGLAADYRARVTLIGLEAPKGVIHARNRSRPEPVPAAVIDRLVDKWEAVDVTEAHAVERVDTSLVPTRT from the coding sequence ATGGCGTGTGAAGCGTTGGTCGCGCTGCCGGAGTGGCGGGCGCGGTCGGAGACCGATCGTGTGCGGTTGTTCGCGACCGTGTTGCTGCATGACGTCGCGAAGCCGTTTCGCACGCAGGTCGAGGACGAGCGGATCACCGCGCACGGCCACTCACGCGCCGGGGACCTGCTGGCGCGCAGGTTGCTGTGGGAGATGGGGCGGCCGATCGAGTGGCGTGAGCACGTCGCTGCCCTGGTGCGGCACCACCAGGTGCCGTTCTGGGCGCTGGAGAGGCCGGACCTCGACCGGATCGCGTTCCGGGTGAGCCTGGTCGCGCGCAACGACGACCTGGCGACGCTCGCGCGGGCCGACATCCTCGGCCGGATCTGCGGTGACGCCGAGTCGGTGCTGGAGAACATCGCGCTGTTCGAGGAGTACTGCCGGGAACACTCGTGCCTGGACCGGCCGCGGGAGTTCCCGTCGGACCACGCGCGGTTCCAGTACTTCCGCACGCCGGGCCGCGACCCCGGTTATGCCGCCTACGACGACACGCGCGTCGAGGTGACTGTGCTGTCGGGTCTGCCAGGTGTCGGCAAGGACCACTGGATCGCCACGCATCGGCCGGGCTGGCCGGTGGTGAGTCTCGACGCCGTGCGCGCACGTCTCGGTATCGCACCCGATGGCGACCAACGGACCGTGGCGGCGGCAGCCTTCGAAGAGGCGCGGGTGTTGTTGAGAGCGGGGGAGCGGTTCGTGTGGAACGCGACCAACATCTCGCGCCACCTGCGTGACCGTTGCATCGGGCTCGCAGCGGACTACCGCGCTCGGGTCACGCTCATCGGGCTGGAAGCACCGAAGGGCGTGATCCACGCCCGCAACCGTTCTCGTCCGGAACCGGTGCCGGCGGCCGTGATCGACCGGCTGGTCGACAAGTGGGAGGCCGTCGACGTCACCGAGGCGCACGCCGTCGAACGGGTGGACACCTCTCTCGTGCCGACACGTACGTAG
- a CDS encoding RNA ligase family protein gives MLRKYPRTPHLEGSRLQPGDEDLDQVPFRAIAGRHLVVEEKLDGANAGISFSPSGVLQLQSRGHFLTGGPRERQFAPLKAWAATHQAVLHERLGTRFVLYGEWLYAKHTVFYDALPHHFCEFDLLDRETGEFLSTPERRRILAGTPVVSVPVLHEGPVRTLRELKSFVGPSTCRTERWRDVLVEAARSAGQDPDVVVAETDSDDDMEGLYIKVEEGGRTVERYKWVRSTFLTAVLDSGSHWQDRPILPNRVVARV, from the coding sequence ATGTTGCGCAAGTACCCGCGGACGCCCCACCTCGAGGGCTCGCGCCTGCAGCCGGGCGACGAGGACCTCGACCAGGTGCCGTTCCGTGCGATCGCGGGGCGGCACCTCGTCGTCGAGGAGAAGCTCGACGGTGCCAACGCGGGCATCAGCTTCTCGCCGTCCGGTGTGCTGCAGCTGCAGTCACGTGGCCATTTCCTGACCGGTGGGCCGCGGGAACGGCAGTTCGCGCCGCTGAAGGCGTGGGCAGCGACGCATCAGGCGGTGTTGCACGAACGGCTCGGTACGCGTTTCGTGCTGTACGGGGAATGGTTGTACGCCAAGCACACGGTGTTCTACGACGCGCTGCCGCACCACTTCTGCGAGTTCGACCTGCTCGACCGGGAGACCGGTGAGTTCCTGTCCACACCGGAACGCCGGCGGATCCTCGCGGGTACGCCGGTGGTGTCCGTGCCGGTGCTGCACGAGGGGCCGGTGCGGACGTTGCGTGAGCTGAAGTCGTTCGTCGGACCGTCTACGTGTCGCACGGAGCGATGGCGGGACGTCTTGGTGGAGGCGGCGCGCTCGGCCGGACAGGACCCGGATGTCGTTGTCGCGGAGACGGACTCCGACGACGACATGGAAGGTCTCTACATCAAGGTGGAGGAGGGCGGGCGCACAGTCGAGCGGTACAAGTGGGTGCGGTCGACGTTCCTCACTGCCGTGCTGGACTCGGGCAGCCACTGGCAGGACCGGCCGATTCTGCCGAACCGGGTGGTGGCCCGTGTTTGA
- a CDS encoding S1 family peptidase, translated as MARRFIGSLLAAIAALGVTTAPAQAAVDFTGIVALNNCSGSLVRLPSSAATDKALVLTNGHCVKLMKAGEVIVDQAVSRGFSLLNGSGTKIANLTGTKLVYATMTGTDAALYQLNTTYGQIQQQYGSRALELSASHPVAKTDIRVVSGYWKRIYSCQIDGFVHQLKEDAWTWRDSLRYTSACNTIGGTSGSPIIDNATGKVVGVNNTGNESGGRCTMNNPCEVDAAGQVTVRRGINYGQQTFDFVSCFGPGTTLDLALPGCKVAKP; from the coding sequence ATGGCACGACGCTTCATCGGATCCCTGCTCGCGGCGATCGCCGCGCTCGGCGTGACGACGGCACCCGCCCAGGCCGCTGTCGACTTCACCGGCATCGTGGCGCTCAACAACTGCTCCGGCTCACTCGTGCGGCTGCCGTCCTCGGCGGCGACGGACAAGGCGCTCGTGCTCACGAACGGACACTGCGTCAAGCTCATGAAGGCGGGCGAGGTGATCGTCGACCAGGCGGTCTCGCGCGGCTTCAGCTTGCTCAACGGCTCCGGCACGAAGATCGCGAACCTCACCGGCACCAAGCTCGTCTACGCGACGATGACGGGCACGGACGCCGCGCTCTACCAGCTCAACACGACCTACGGGCAGATCCAGCAGCAGTACGGCAGCCGTGCGCTGGAACTGTCGGCCTCGCACCCCGTCGCCAAGACCGACATCCGCGTCGTCTCCGGCTACTGGAAGCGGATCTACTCCTGCCAGATCGACGGTTTCGTGCACCAGCTCAAGGAGGACGCCTGGACGTGGCGTGACTCACTCCGCTACACGTCCGCGTGCAACACGATCGGCGGCACCTCCGGCTCGCCGATCATCGACAACGCCACCGGCAAGGTCGTCGGCGTCAACAACACCGGCAACGAGAGCGGCGGCCGCTGCACGATGAACAACCCGTGCGAGGTGGACGCGGCCGGCCAGGTCACCGTCCGGCGGGGCATCAACTACGGCCAGCAGACGTTCGACTTCGTGTCCTGCTTCGGTCCCGGCACGACGCTCGACCTGGCGCTGCCGGGTTGCAAGGTCGCGAAGCCGTAG
- a CDS encoding alpha/beta fold hydrolase produces MRVRKVFAVVGTLLALAAVVPSGAGAAEETEKPGAKKPTVVLVHGAFADASSWNGVVERLQRKGFPVVAVANPLRGLTYDANYLRQVLASIDGPIVLAGHSYGGMVQSQAALGNKNVKSLVYVAAFAPEKGESALELSNKFPGSTLGDTLQTIDLGDGTKDLAIQQDEYWQQFAADVPRREATLAAATQRPVNDSALTEGAGEPAWHTIPSYFVNAAKDKNIPIAAQRFMAERAHAKAVVELRGASHSVAVSQPEAVADLIVRAAR; encoded by the coding sequence ATGCGAGTTCGTAAGGTGTTCGCCGTTGTTGGGACCCTGCTGGCGCTGGCTGCTGTCGTCCCGTCGGGCGCCGGTGCCGCGGAGGAGACCGAGAAGCCCGGTGCCAAGAAGCCGACGGTCGTGCTGGTGCACGGCGCGTTCGCGGACGCCTCCAGCTGGAACGGCGTGGTGGAACGATTGCAGCGCAAGGGTTTCCCGGTCGTCGCGGTGGCGAACCCGTTGCGCGGCCTGACCTACGACGCGAACTACCTGCGTCAGGTGCTCGCCTCGATCGACGGGCCGATCGTGCTCGCCGGCCACTCCTACGGCGGCATGGTCCAGTCGCAGGCGGCGCTGGGCAACAAGAACGTGAAGTCGCTCGTGTACGTCGCGGCGTTCGCGCCGGAGAAGGGTGAGAGCGCGCTGGAGCTGTCGAACAAGTTCCCCGGCAGCACGCTGGGCGACACGCTGCAGACCATCGACCTCGGTGACGGCACCAAGGACCTGGCGATCCAGCAGGACGAGTACTGGCAGCAGTTCGCCGCGGACGTCCCGCGCCGCGAGGCGACGCTGGCGGCGGCGACCCAGCGGCCGGTCAACGACTCCGCGCTGACCGAGGGCGCCGGTGAGCCCGCGTGGCACACCATCCCGTCGTACTTCGTGAACGCGGCCAAGGACAAGAACATCCCGATCGCGGCGCAGCGCTTCATGGCCGAGCGCGCCCACGCCAAGGCGGTCGTCGAGCTCCGCGGCGCCTCGCACTCGGTGGCGGTGTCGCAGCCGGAGGCCGTGGCCGACCTGATCGTCCGCGCCGCGCGGTAA
- a CDS encoding MarR family winged helix-turn-helix transcriptional regulator — translation MSTTPDAPSAVTPTVSDLLCFDLYTTSRAVTGFYRPILDKAGITYPQFLVMLLLWERDSRPIRELVRELDLEYSTLSPLIKRLEKSGLLVRVTHPDDERSVLVQLTDKGRELKWIGAEMTNQLGQALGMDAQEIEVLRKALHRVKHGAER, via the coding sequence GTGAGCACCACTCCCGACGCGCCGTCCGCCGTGACCCCCACGGTCTCCGACCTGCTCTGCTTCGACCTCTACACGACGTCGCGAGCGGTCACCGGGTTCTACCGGCCGATCTTGGACAAGGCCGGCATCACCTACCCGCAGTTCCTGGTGATGCTGCTGCTGTGGGAGCGGGACTCGCGGCCGATCAGGGAGCTCGTGCGGGAGCTCGACCTGGAGTACAGCACGCTGTCGCCGTTGATCAAGCGGCTGGAGAAGAGCGGGCTGCTGGTGCGCGTCACGCACCCCGACGACGAGCGGTCGGTGCTGGTCCAGCTCACCGACAAGGGCCGTGAGCTGAAGTGGATCGGCGCGGAGATGACCAACCAGCTGGGTCAGGCGCTCGGCATGGACGCCCAGGAGATCGAGGTCCTGCGCAAGGCCCTGCACCGGGTGAAGCACGGCGCCGAGCGCTAG
- a CDS encoding nucleotidyltransferase family protein, translating to MLGRLPVDQQVEALRAALARNELLVEVLARAATLGLPGWYLTAGCVFQTVWNVVTGRPPAEGIKDYDLFYFDASDLGWEAEDEVIQAGERLFGDLPVVVEIRNEARVHLWYENRFGVPCAPHTSTEAAIDSFAATTCCLGVRLEAGGRWRVYAPHGLADVFNLVVRPNPVLAPRAVYKAKTRRWREQWPGLTVLPWPGTADGR from the coding sequence GTGCTCGGCAGGCTCCCGGTCGACCAGCAGGTCGAGGCGTTGCGTGCGGCTCTCGCGCGCAACGAGCTGCTCGTGGAGGTCCTGGCTCGCGCCGCGACACTGGGCTTACCCGGGTGGTACCTGACGGCGGGCTGCGTGTTCCAGACGGTGTGGAACGTGGTCACCGGCAGGCCGCCGGCCGAGGGCATCAAGGACTACGACCTGTTCTACTTCGACGCCTCCGACCTCGGCTGGGAGGCCGAGGACGAGGTCATCCAGGCCGGGGAGCGGCTCTTCGGCGACCTGCCTGTGGTCGTCGAGATCCGCAACGAGGCGCGCGTGCACCTCTGGTACGAGAACAGGTTCGGGGTGCCCTGTGCGCCCCACACCTCGACCGAGGCGGCGATCGACTCGTTCGCCGCCACGACGTGTTGCCTGGGCGTCCGGCTCGAAGCCGGTGGCCGGTGGCGCGTCTACGCACCGCACGGGCTGGCCGACGTGTTCAACCTCGTCGTCCGCCCGAACCCGGTGCTGGCTCCGCGCGCCGTGTACAAGGCCAAGACCCGGCGGTGGCGCGAACAGTGGCCGGGGCTGACCGTGCTGCCCTGGCCCGGAACGGCCGACGGGCGGTAA
- a CDS encoding regulatory protein RecX, with product MDEAEEQRKARDICYALLTARARSRQELHDALLRKGISAGVAEVVLGKFDRAGLIDDAQFAEMWVQSRHTYNGLGRRALVMELRRKGVADEVVAEAVAAVDGEAEEEKARELVRKRLRTMSGVDETAKIRRLVGALARKGYAEGLAYRVVRDELRAAGDEAAALDETWS from the coding sequence TTGGACGAGGCTGAGGAGCAGCGCAAAGCACGCGACATCTGCTACGCGCTGCTCACCGCTCGGGCCCGTTCGCGGCAGGAGCTGCACGACGCGTTGCTACGCAAGGGGATCAGTGCCGGTGTGGCCGAGGTCGTCCTCGGAAAGTTCGACCGCGCCGGCCTGATCGACGACGCGCAGTTCGCCGAGATGTGGGTGCAGTCGCGGCACACCTACAACGGCCTGGGCCGCCGCGCCCTCGTCATGGAGCTGCGCCGCAAGGGCGTCGCCGACGAGGTGGTGGCCGAGGCCGTCGCCGCGGTCGACGGCGAGGCCGAGGAGGAGAAGGCGCGCGAGCTGGTCCGCAAACGGCTGCGCACGATGTCCGGTGTGGACGAGACGGCGAAGATCCGCCGGCTCGTGGGGGCGTTGGCGCGCAAGGGATACGCGGAAGGGCTCGCGTACCGGGTGGTGCGCGACGAGCTGCGTGCGGCAGGCGACGAGGCCGCGGCGTTGGACGAGACCTGGTCGTAG
- the recA gene encoding recombinase RecA has protein sequence MAPAAPDRDKALELALAQIDKQFGKGSVMRLGEEGRAPIEVIPTGAIALDVALGIGGLPRGRVVEIYGPESSGKTTVALHAVANAQKAGGIAAFIDAEHALDPEYAKKLGVDTDALLVSQPDTGEQALEIADMLVRSGALDILVIDSVAALVPRAEIEGEMGDNHVGLQARLMSQALRKITGALSASNTTAIFINQLREKIGVMFGSPETTTGGKALKFYASVRLDVRRIETLKDGGEPVGNRTRVKVVKNKVAPPFKQAEFDILYGKGVSREGSLIDMGVDQGILRKSGAWYTYEGDQLGQGKENARKFLLDNPDIANEIEKRIKDKLGIGATLDADESAPAAPVEF, from the coding sequence ATGGCACCCGCAGCACCCGACCGGGACAAGGCGCTCGAGCTGGCCCTGGCGCAGATCGACAAGCAGTTCGGCAAGGGCTCCGTGATGCGCCTCGGCGAGGAGGGCCGCGCCCCGATCGAGGTGATCCCGACCGGTGCGATCGCGCTGGACGTGGCGCTCGGCATCGGTGGCCTGCCCAGGGGTCGCGTGGTCGAGATCTACGGTCCGGAGTCCTCCGGTAAGACGACCGTGGCGCTGCACGCCGTGGCGAACGCCCAGAAGGCGGGCGGCATCGCGGCGTTCATCGACGCGGAGCACGCCCTCGACCCCGAGTACGCGAAGAAGCTGGGCGTCGACACCGACGCGCTGCTGGTGTCGCAGCCCGACACCGGTGAGCAGGCCCTGGAGATCGCGGACATGCTGGTCCGCTCCGGCGCGCTCGACATCCTGGTCATCGACTCGGTCGCCGCCCTCGTGCCGCGCGCCGAGATCGAGGGCGAGATGGGTGACAACCACGTCGGTCTGCAGGCCCGCCTGATGAGCCAGGCGCTGCGCAAGATCACCGGTGCGCTGAGCGCGTCGAACACGACCGCGATCTTCATCAACCAGCTGCGCGAGAAGATCGGCGTGATGTTCGGCTCCCCGGAGACCACGACCGGTGGTAAGGCGCTGAAGTTCTACGCCTCCGTGCGCCTCGACGTCCGCCGCATCGAGACCCTGAAGGACGGCGGCGAGCCCGTCGGCAACCGCACCAGGGTCAAGGTCGTGAAGAACAAGGTCGCGCCGCCCTTCAAGCAGGCCGAGTTCGACATCCTCTACGGCAAGGGCGTCAGCCGCGAGGGCTCGCTCATCGACATGGGCGTCGACCAGGGCATCCTGCGCAAGTCCGGTGCCTGGTACACCTACGAGGGCGACCAGCTCGGCCAGGGCAAGGAGAACGCCCGCAAGTTCCTGCTGGACAACCCGGACATCGCGAACGAGATCGAGAAGCGGATCAAGGACAAGCTCGGCATCGGCGCCACGCTCGACGCCGACGAGTCGGCACCCGCCGCTCCCGTCGAGTTCTGA
- a CDS encoding DUF3046 domain-containing protein: MRITMFRKLMSGEFGQVRGEMIARDHVLSALGGRTADEALEAGIGAKEVWVAVCDAFEVPANRR, encoded by the coding sequence GTGCGCATCACCATGTTCCGCAAGCTCATGTCGGGGGAGTTCGGCCAGGTCAGGGGCGAGATGATCGCCCGGGACCACGTCCTGTCGGCGCTCGGCGGCCGCACCGCGGACGAGGCGCTGGAGGCCGGGATCGGCGCGAAAGAGGTGTGGGTCGCGGTCTGCGACGCGTTCGAAGTTCCCGCAAATCGCCGGTGA
- a CDS encoding MFS transporter produces the protein MVTAAPQLERVQRKVVRVLTGTQIMGSAAITIGLAISTLIAASLSGSDAVGGLAQTAAVAGAALLALPGARLAQRRGRRPALILGYGVGAIGALVAAVAVGLGWWPLLLAGLLLFGGASSANLAARYAATDLAHPERRARELSRVVWAAMIGAIIGPNLADPAGRVMAAAGLPVGVGPFVLAALVLGIAVLAIQLGLRPDPLVVVKSTRPVEPAHCAGGGAPGGVRIWGTLGPMARLALVGVMLCHTAMVGLMSMTPVHMNHAGSSLRVVGIVISLHVAAMYGASPVFGWMADRLGRVPVLAIGASLVVAASGVAGMAPSHDAPQLAAGLVLLGLGWSAGLVAGSALLTESVRVDDRPAAQGLSDLMMNVGGAVGGAVSGIVVTAWSYASLGLIVGFTALPLLVVCLFASLRRPAG, from the coding sequence ATGGTGACCGCCGCGCCGCAGCTCGAACGCGTGCAGCGCAAGGTCGTCCGTGTCCTGACCGGCACCCAGATCATGGGGTCGGCCGCGATCACGATCGGCCTCGCGATCAGCACGCTGATCGCCGCGTCGCTGTCCGGGTCCGACGCCGTCGGCGGGCTCGCGCAGACCGCGGCCGTCGCCGGTGCCGCGCTGCTCGCCCTGCCCGGAGCCCGGCTCGCGCAACGGCGTGGGCGACGCCCCGCGTTGATCCTCGGCTACGGCGTGGGCGCTATCGGCGCGTTGGTCGCCGCTGTCGCCGTTGGCCTCGGATGGTGGCCCCTGTTGCTGGCGGGGCTCCTCCTGTTCGGCGGTGCGTCCAGTGCGAACCTCGCGGCCCGCTATGCCGCAACGGATCTGGCGCACCCGGAACGTCGCGCGCGTGAGCTCTCGCGCGTGGTCTGGGCGGCCATGATCGGCGCGATCATCGGGCCGAACCTCGCGGATCCAGCCGGTCGGGTGATGGCCGCGGCCGGGCTGCCGGTCGGTGTCGGCCCGTTCGTCCTCGCCGCGCTGGTGCTCGGGATCGCCGTGCTGGCCATCCAGCTCGGGTTGCGGCCGGACCCGCTGGTCGTGGTCAAGAGCACCAGGCCGGTCGAGCCCGCGCACTGCGCCGGTGGTGGGGCACCCGGCGGGGTGCGGATCTGGGGAACGCTCGGGCCGATGGCGCGACTTGCACTCGTTGGTGTGATGTTGTGCCACACGGCGATGGTCGGGCTGATGTCGATGACGCCGGTGCACATGAACCACGCCGGGTCGTCGTTGCGCGTGGTCGGCATCGTGATCAGCCTGCACGTGGCCGCCATGTACGGCGCGAGTCCGGTGTTCGGGTGGATGGCGGACCGCCTGGGCCGGGTGCCGGTGCTCGCGATCGGGGCGTCGCTGGTGGTGGCGGCGTCCGGGGTCGCGGGGATGGCGCCCTCGCACGACGCGCCGCAGCTCGCCGCCGGGCTCGTGCTGCTCGGCCTCGGCTGGTCGGCGGGACTGGTGGCGGGCTCGGCGCTGCTCACCGAGTCCGTGCGGGTCGACGACCGGCCGGCCGCACAGGGGTTGTCCGACCTGATGATGAACGTCGGCGGTGCCGTGGGCGGAGCGGTGTCCGGGATCGTCGTCACGGCGTGGTCCTACGCCTCGCTCGGCCTGATCGTGGGCTTCACCGCGCTGCCGTTGCTCGTCGTGTGCCTCTTCGCATCACTGCGCAGGCCCGCCGGTTAA